A section of the Microbacterium forte genome encodes:
- a CDS encoding arsenate-mycothiol transferase ArsC, with amino-acid sequence MSEESQHRVGSPLGERAARERAGQVSVLGNPDTLRVLSALASGIKAPDIAVVLNADLSVVEQAIHSLELVDLIRSDDDVWVPTVDAWVRFGRLLLSESIEPTTPEAPVTALPRAVATVVDDLSYRFSSTFSRETVAGYVAQSYLLLSQRTRVREHLLTMTARYAADRLDALATSQGLVLRDTPEVLFVCVQNAGRSQMAGALLRHLSGGRVHVRTAGSSPAEGAHPRVAAALEEVGVELWGEFPKPLTDEVVRAADYVITMGCGDACPVFPGRRYMEWDLPDPLELDQDGLRGVRDDIRARVLQLLVELKVEPQDASR; translated from the coding sequence GTGAGCGAGGAGTCGCAGCACCGAGTGGGAAGCCCTCTCGGCGAGCGTGCTGCCCGGGAGCGCGCAGGTCAAGTGTCGGTTCTCGGTAACCCCGACACGCTCCGTGTTCTCAGCGCGCTTGCTTCCGGTATCAAAGCGCCGGACATAGCGGTTGTGCTGAATGCCGATCTCTCGGTCGTCGAGCAAGCAATCCACTCGCTGGAGCTCGTCGATCTCATCCGCAGCGATGACGATGTCTGGGTGCCGACCGTCGATGCCTGGGTCCGTTTCGGGAGACTGCTGTTGAGTGAGTCGATTGAGCCGACAACCCCCGAGGCTCCCGTCACGGCTCTCCCACGCGCTGTGGCCACCGTCGTTGACGACCTCTCTTACAGATTCAGTTCAACCTTCAGCCGCGAGACAGTGGCCGGTTATGTCGCCCAAAGCTACCTGTTGCTGAGCCAGCGAACGCGAGTGCGTGAGCACCTGTTGACGATGACCGCTCGGTACGCGGCCGACCGCTTGGACGCACTGGCGACTAGTCAGGGCCTGGTTCTCCGTGACACTCCTGAGGTCCTGTTTGTGTGCGTTCAGAACGCGGGGCGGTCGCAGATGGCTGGAGCCCTGCTACGTCATCTTTCGGGCGGCCGGGTGCACGTGCGTACCGCAGGTTCCTCACCGGCGGAGGGTGCACACCCTCGTGTTGCCGCTGCGCTCGAGGAAGTGGGCGTGGAGCTGTGGGGAGAGTTCCCGAAACCGCTGACCGATGAAGTGGTGCGTGCCGCCGACTACGTCATCACGATGGGGTGTGGGGATGCGTGCCCCGTCTTCCCTGGGCGCCGCTACATGGAGTGGGATCTACCGGATCCGTTGGAGCTCGACCAAGACGGTCTTCGTGGCGTTCGAGACGACATTCGCGCCCGGGTGCTACAACTCCTGGTCGAGCTCAAAGTGGAGCCTCAGGACGCGAGCCGGTAG
- a CDS encoding ArsR/SmtB family transcription factor, producing MTAQPAPKPRVGAALNRGAAEELARTLRAVADPTRLQILSIVLGSADERATVGQLTEALGLRQPTVTHHVRILLDDGFLAREQDGKLGWLSVHPTRRSAVEDFLR from the coding sequence ATGACCGCTCAGCCTGCACCGAAGCCTCGGGTCGGAGCTGCGCTCAATCGTGGTGCGGCCGAAGAGCTGGCGCGGACGCTGAGGGCGGTCGCTGATCCGACTCGTCTCCAGATTTTGAGTATCGTGCTGGGCTCGGCTGATGAACGGGCGACCGTAGGTCAACTGACGGAGGCGCTGGGGCTGCGGCAGCCGACAGTGACCCATCACGTCCGCATTCTCTTGGACGACGGGTTCCTGGCACGTGAGCAGGACGGCAAGCTCGGCTGGCTCTCCGTGCACCCGACGCGCCGCAGCGCCGTTGAGGATTTTCTGCGGTGA
- a CDS encoding NACHT domain-containing protein, whose product MGWQQFEHMLQALAKAELGNGVRPFGSGRDAQRDATFDGRVDFPVGAGAKWDGYGVIQMKYNEKPVSTTADWRWFLDEVRSELRGWLVKRRVGEKTPEYLLFSTNVVLTGTKDTGGRDQFDQLLAANAEDLGLRGWYVWDYDEIRVMLDTHTSIRQRYLEQIVTGDFLAQVAELLPEKTALEVDRLAGHAVAELINRQWVRTGDAGYNDASKVRLADIAIDLPFTAEARAGEEGHLRLMTAAETVQIGDLHLSTVSGRGPRGVVIVGGPGQGKSTIAQVIAHTYRVAFLADTNVAEYGERAQLAFDGLDARLRKAGIPNPQKRRWPFVIELAKAGAAIASSPSTFSLLTYIADSILIRGKKSDPGALLDWLRTWPSCLVLDGLDEVPDAKIRSRLIEAVTALVSELSSEKADVLFVATTRPQGYRREFDDAFPCTQIILSELTETEAISYSEALTALRAVDDPDLAEQVAQRLITAVHERVTQRLMTTPLQVTIMTALAEEAVDLPTDRFELFDRYYRVVYDRELAKSEAFTELKSLRPHIDHLHEQAGLKLQARTERPGNSDAILTKAEISRILCRRLSAAGFEESESESIATTLLKLSTERLVMLVSPKTSKYEFEVRSLQEYMAARAITDGDEQVVLQNLRELVPSSHWRNTWLLAAGRLLKRREHLIDDLINIVVQYDTQAAESPITALGASLAGDLYLDNFGIEFPATRRKLLSAAVNQFADLADGMPAGVANLLATALEQGEREQAIVLEALHELSRENPANLATRALSDNSAGMSDLAKQARTTLTEGRKYIRPEPGPIHADAAILARALARASNPTAEVLLLVEQLQTPGAVWRGRSLGVSVDMLIALERDAARPALAAAAKSLSQSSPASAALSIELLRLHAASKLRGDMFAK is encoded by the coding sequence ATGGGCTGGCAGCAGTTCGAGCACATGCTCCAAGCGCTTGCAAAGGCTGAGCTGGGCAATGGTGTCCGGCCGTTTGGGTCAGGTCGCGACGCGCAGCGCGACGCCACGTTCGACGGCCGCGTCGACTTCCCGGTCGGGGCGGGCGCGAAGTGGGATGGCTACGGCGTCATTCAAATGAAGTACAACGAGAAGCCTGTATCGACGACGGCTGACTGGCGTTGGTTCCTTGACGAGGTCCGCTCCGAGCTGCGTGGTTGGCTCGTAAAGAGGAGGGTCGGCGAGAAGACGCCGGAGTACCTGCTGTTCTCCACCAACGTTGTGCTGACGGGGACCAAAGACACGGGCGGCCGCGACCAGTTCGACCAGCTTCTTGCAGCCAACGCGGAAGATTTGGGGCTGCGTGGGTGGTACGTGTGGGACTACGACGAGATTCGCGTCATGCTCGACACCCACACGTCCATTCGACAGCGATACCTGGAGCAGATCGTCACCGGCGACTTTCTTGCGCAAGTCGCCGAACTGCTCCCGGAAAAGACAGCTCTCGAGGTGGACCGGCTTGCTGGGCATGCAGTCGCCGAGCTCATCAACAGGCAATGGGTTCGAACGGGCGACGCGGGGTACAACGACGCGTCGAAGGTGAGGCTCGCGGACATCGCTATCGATTTGCCGTTCACTGCGGAGGCGCGCGCGGGCGAGGAGGGCCACCTGCGGTTGATGACCGCGGCCGAGACGGTGCAAATCGGAGACCTCCACTTGTCGACCGTCTCAGGGCGGGGGCCTCGCGGGGTGGTCATCGTTGGAGGCCCAGGTCAGGGCAAGAGCACGATCGCCCAAGTGATCGCCCACACGTATCGTGTCGCCTTCCTCGCTGACACAAACGTCGCGGAGTACGGCGAGAGGGCGCAGCTCGCCTTCGATGGCCTCGACGCACGGCTCAGAAAGGCGGGAATCCCGAACCCGCAGAAACGTCGGTGGCCGTTCGTGATCGAGCTGGCAAAGGCGGGGGCCGCAATCGCATCCTCCCCGTCGACGTTTTCATTGCTCACCTACATTGCAGATTCCATCCTGATTCGGGGGAAGAAGTCGGACCCAGGGGCGTTGCTGGACTGGTTGCGCACCTGGCCGTCATGCCTCGTGCTCGACGGCCTTGACGAGGTGCCTGACGCGAAGATCCGCAGCCGGCTCATCGAGGCCGTCACAGCGCTAGTGAGCGAGCTCAGCTCTGAGAAGGCGGACGTGCTCTTCGTCGCCACAACACGCCCACAGGGATACCGGCGGGAGTTCGACGATGCGTTTCCCTGCACGCAGATCATCCTGTCTGAACTCACCGAGACAGAAGCGATTAGCTACTCGGAAGCACTCACCGCGTTGCGGGCGGTCGACGATCCGGACCTCGCCGAGCAGGTTGCACAAAGGCTCATCACGGCCGTCCATGAACGAGTGACGCAACGACTGATGACCACACCGTTGCAGGTGACGATCATGACTGCTCTCGCTGAAGAAGCAGTCGACCTTCCGACGGATCGATTCGAGCTGTTCGACCGGTACTATCGCGTCGTCTACGACCGTGAACTGGCGAAAAGTGAAGCCTTCACGGAACTGAAGTCGCTGCGCCCACACATCGACCATCTTCACGAACAGGCCGGGCTCAAGCTGCAAGCAAGAACTGAGCGACCAGGTAACTCGGACGCTATCCTCACGAAAGCCGAGATCTCCCGTATCCTATGCCGCCGGCTGAGCGCGGCTGGGTTCGAAGAGAGTGAATCGGAGTCGATCGCGACGACTCTCCTCAAACTGTCGACGGAGCGACTGGTCATGCTCGTCTCCCCGAAGACATCGAAGTATGAGTTCGAGGTGCGATCGCTGCAGGAATACATGGCGGCTCGCGCGATCACCGATGGTGACGAACAGGTCGTCTTGCAGAACCTGCGCGAACTCGTTCCATCAAGTCACTGGCGCAACACGTGGCTGCTCGCGGCGGGCCGCCTGCTGAAGCGTCGAGAGCACCTCATCGATGACCTCATCAACATCGTCGTTCAATACGACACTCAAGCCGCCGAGTCGCCGATCACAGCCCTCGGCGCGAGCCTCGCCGGCGACCTCTACCTCGACAACTTCGGGATCGAGTTCCCGGCGACACGACGCAAACTCCTCAGCGCCGCTGTGAACCAATTCGCAGATCTCGCTGATGGCATGCCGGCCGGCGTTGCGAACCTTCTGGCGACTGCGTTGGAGCAAGGCGAGCGAGAGCAGGCCATCGTGCTTGAAGCCCTGCACGAGCTCAGCCGCGAGAACCCTGCAAACCTCGCCACCCGCGCATTGAGCGACAATAGTGCCGGTATGTCAGATCTCGCCAAGCAGGCACGAACGACCTTGACCGAGGGGCGGAAATACATCAGACCCGAACCCGGACCGATCCACGCTGATGCGGCGATCCTCGCACGCGCTCTCGCCCGGGCATCCAACCCGACGGCGGAGGTCCTCCTCCTTGTCGAGCAACTGCAGACGCCTGGTGCTGTCTGGCGGGGACGTTCGCTCGGAGTCTCGGTCGACATGCTGATTGCTCTTGAGCGGGATGCCGCTCGTCCCGCCCTTGCAGCTGCTGCGAAGAGCTTGTCGCAGAGCAGTCCGGCAAGCGCAGCCCTCAGTATCGAGCTACTTCGGTTGCACGCCGCGTCGAAGCTTCGCGGCGACATGTTCGCGAAGTAG
- a CDS encoding RES domain-containing protein, which translates to MDDADRVAGCREGSCTRSGHPRRRRHHVSPSNAKVPATPPAPLTLDASEHLRSFDGILWRVFATRGAHPQAWDELRHFGPIRTMRFDPHPEPQQHHADYGVTYAAAGSTTALGEVFQKGRLINRRVRGNTLAAWRPTRELRLLDLTSNWPVINGTTSSIQMGPKRYTRNWANAIHDQLGSSIDGLYHVSSIDFGPMVTLFSSAEGSFPPLPLVHTRLDSSSANVYLAKAVKRLGYRVKK; encoded by the coding sequence ATGGATGACGCCGATCGAGTGGCTGGCTGCCGCGAAGGATCCTGCACCCGTAGTGGACATCCTCGAAGACGCCGACATCACGTGAGCCCGTCGAACGCGAAAGTCCCCGCAACACCCCCGGCGCCGCTCACACTCGACGCGAGTGAGCACCTGAGATCATTCGATGGGATCCTCTGGCGGGTCTTCGCTACGAGAGGTGCTCACCCACAGGCGTGGGATGAGCTACGGCACTTCGGGCCGATCAGAACCATGCGCTTTGACCCGCATCCCGAGCCGCAGCAGCACCATGCCGATTATGGCGTGACGTACGCAGCTGCCGGATCTACAACAGCTCTCGGCGAGGTGTTTCAGAAGGGCCGACTAATCAATCGGCGCGTTCGTGGAAACACCCTCGCGGCTTGGCGGCCGACGCGTGAGCTTCGGTTACTGGATCTCACCAGCAACTGGCCCGTGATCAACGGGACGACCTCTTCGATCCAGATGGGGCCTAAGCGATACACGCGGAACTGGGCGAATGCGATCCATGACCAGCTTGGGTCGAGCATCGACGGGCTCTACCATGTGTCATCGATCGACTTCGGCCCGATGGTGACGCTGTTCTCGTCCGCCGAGGGCTCGTTCCCGCCGCTGCCGTTGGTGCACACCCGACTGGACTCATCCAGTGCGAACGTGTACCTCGCGAAAGCCGTGAAAAGGCTCGGCTACCGCGTTAAGAAATAG